Proteins from a genomic interval of Armatimonadia bacterium:
- a CDS encoding glycoside hydrolase family 3 C-terminal domain-containing protein has protein sequence MRTSQPLLACLLALTALLCVLSTVPTASAADGVPVYKDATAPLEARVEDMLKQLTLEEKLNLLGGTGFATKAIERLGIPAMGMCDGPIGVRGGESGTQGPATSFPCGIAMAATWDPAIVERLGAAIGRELQNKGTGAYVILGPCVNIHRTPFGGRNGESYSEDPYLASRMAVAYVKGVQGTGAAACVKHYACNDQEWERGSINAQVEERTLREIYLPAFQAAVQEGGAWCVMNAYNKVNGPHCSANNYLNNDVLKGDFGFDGCVMTDWGGAHSTQGVAKGGTDLEMPTGAYMNPVRLMPLVEQGKVSREIIDDKVRRILRTVIRVGLLDGPKHPDNSIVNCQAHRDLAREAGARAIVLLKNEGNLLPLNAKALKSIAVIGPNAAENRLSMGGSGYVSSRSNVNALDAIKARVGDGVVVNYARGSSLAGEALPAIPAELLTPAGGQPGEHGLKAEYFANQSLEGAPALVRTDNTVDFHWGGNGPGGPIPNDHFSARWTGKFTPAVAGEYRLCITSDDGSRLFLDGKQVVESWKDHGMESATATLQLEAGRAYDLRAEFYENTGEAGMVLGMLAPGAKPDMDPQIAAAARAARESEVAVVLAGLSASYESEGRDRDDLELPGNQAALIQAVAAANPRTVVVLTNGTPLRMGDWIGQIPAVLEAWYLGEQGGQAVTDVLFGDVNPSGKLPDTLAARREDYPDFGNYPGGGGVVNYAEGTFVGYRSFDKRGVEPLYPFGYGLSYTTFAYSDLRIEPTTMTAKQPVTVSLTVRNTGARPGEEVVQLYVHDPAPKIEKAVRELKRFARVALQPGEAKAVTFTLDAAALAYCDVPGKQWRSDAGTYEAQIGASSRDIRLRGEVMLTETVLKPVANLGKWMEEPTPASWGKNLALKQPVTVSSVEREDTPGEGAVDDSLSTRWASKFSDPQTLTVDLGKVTKVNRVVLRWEAAFGSAYALVVSSDGKGWKEVYATDTGLGDEETVAFDATDARYVRLTGLKRGTTYGYSLWDFAVYGPQ, from the coding sequence ATGCGCACCTCCCAGCCACTGCTCGCCTGTCTGCTTGCCCTGACGGCTCTGCTGTGTGTCCTCAGCACGGTACCGACGGCTTCGGCAGCAGACGGTGTGCCCGTATACAAGGATGCGACGGCCCCTCTGGAAGCCCGCGTCGAGGACATGCTGAAGCAGCTCACCCTGGAGGAGAAGCTGAACCTCCTCGGCGGAACCGGCTTCGCCACGAAGGCCATCGAGCGGCTGGGAATCCCGGCCATGGGGATGTGTGACGGACCGATCGGCGTCCGCGGCGGCGAGTCCGGGACGCAAGGCCCGGCGACGTCCTTCCCGTGCGGGATCGCTATGGCCGCCACCTGGGACCCGGCGATCGTGGAGCGCCTTGGCGCTGCGATCGGCAGGGAGCTGCAGAACAAGGGAACGGGAGCTTACGTGATCCTGGGGCCTTGCGTGAACATCCACCGCACTCCCTTCGGCGGGCGGAATGGAGAGAGCTACAGCGAGGACCCGTACCTGGCTTCACGCATGGCGGTCGCTTATGTGAAGGGCGTTCAGGGCACCGGCGCTGCCGCGTGCGTCAAGCACTATGCCTGCAACGATCAGGAGTGGGAACGGGGCAGCATCAATGCACAGGTGGAGGAGCGGACGCTGCGCGAGATCTACCTGCCGGCCTTCCAGGCTGCGGTCCAGGAAGGCGGAGCCTGGTGCGTGATGAACGCCTACAACAAGGTCAATGGCCCTCACTGCTCCGCAAACAACTACCTCAATAATGACGTGCTCAAGGGCGACTTCGGCTTCGACGGCTGCGTGATGACCGACTGGGGCGGAGCGCACAGTACTCAGGGCGTAGCAAAGGGCGGCACCGACCTGGAGATGCCTACCGGTGCCTACATGAACCCCGTGCGGCTGATGCCACTGGTCGAACAGGGGAAGGTGAGCCGCGAGATCATCGACGACAAGGTGCGGCGCATTCTCCGAACTGTCATCCGCGTCGGCCTGCTGGATGGCCCCAAGCACCCCGATAACAGCATCGTCAACTGCCAGGCTCATCGGGACCTTGCGCGCGAGGCCGGTGCACGCGCCATCGTGCTGCTCAAGAACGAGGGCAACCTGCTGCCGCTCAACGCCAAGGCGCTCAAGTCCATCGCCGTCATCGGTCCCAACGCCGCGGAGAACCGCCTGAGCATGGGCGGCAGCGGCTACGTGAGTTCGCGAAGCAACGTGAATGCGCTGGATGCCATCAAGGCCCGGGTCGGCGACGGCGTTGTGGTGAACTACGCCCGCGGCAGCAGTCTTGCCGGCGAGGCCCTTCCGGCCATCCCGGCGGAGTTGCTGACTCCCGCCGGCGGCCAACCCGGAGAGCACGGTCTGAAGGCCGAGTACTTCGCCAACCAGTCTCTGGAGGGCGCTCCGGCGCTGGTGCGGACCGACAACACAGTGGACTTCCACTGGGGTGGCAATGGTCCGGGCGGGCCGATCCCCAACGACCACTTCTCTGCTCGCTGGACGGGCAAGTTCACGCCTGCCGTCGCGGGGGAGTACCGCCTGTGCATCACCAGCGACGACGGCTCGCGCCTGTTCCTGGATGGCAAACAGGTCGTCGAGTCGTGGAAGGACCACGGCATGGAGTCTGCGACGGCCACGCTGCAACTCGAGGCCGGTCGAGCCTATGACCTCCGGGCGGAGTTCTACGAGAACACCGGCGAGGCGGGAATGGTTCTGGGGATGCTCGCTCCCGGGGCCAAGCCGGACATGGACCCGCAGATCGCCGCGGCCGCGAGGGCAGCTCGGGAGTCTGAGGTTGCTGTGGTGCTGGCCGGGCTCTCCGCAAGTTACGAGAGTGAGGGGCGCGACCGCGACGATCTCGAGCTGCCCGGGAATCAGGCAGCGCTGATCCAGGCAGTGGCGGCAGCCAATCCCCGGACCGTGGTGGTGCTCACGAATGGCACGCCGCTGAGGATGGGCGACTGGATCGGGCAGATTCCGGCGGTCCTGGAAGCCTGGTATCTTGGTGAGCAGGGCGGACAGGCGGTAACGGACGTGCTGTTTGGCGATGTCAACCCGTCGGGCAAGCTTCCCGACACCCTCGCCGCGCGGCGTGAGGACTATCCGGACTTCGGCAACTATCCCGGCGGAGGCGGCGTCGTGAACTACGCCGAGGGCACCTTCGTGGGCTACCGCAGCTTCGACAAGAGAGGCGTGGAGCCGCTGTACCCCTTCGGCTACGGGCTCTCCTACACCACCTTCGCGTACAGCGATCTCAGGATTGAGCCCACGACGATGACCGCGAAGCAGCCGGTGACGGTGAGCCTGACCGTTCGCAACACCGGCGCGCGACCGGGCGAAGAGGTCGTCCAGCTCTACGTCCACGACCCGGCGCCGAAGATCGAGAAGGCGGTCCGCGAGCTGAAGCGCTTTGCCCGGGTGGCCTTGCAGCCGGGCGAGGCCAAGGCCGTGACTTTCACTCTCGACGCGGCGGCGCTGGCCTACTGCGACGTCCCCGGCAAGCAGTGGCGGTCCGACGCGGGGACCTATGAGGCGCAGATCGGAGCCTCGTCGCGTGATATCCGCCTGCGGGGCGAGGTCATGCTAACGGAGACGGTGCTGAAGCCGGTGGCGAACCTCGGCAAGTGGATGGAGGAGCCCACGCCGGCGTCCTGGGGCAAGAACCTGGCTCTGAAGCAGCCTGTCACCGTGTCCTCGGTCGAGCGCGAGGACACTCCGGGCGAGGGCGCTGTGGACGACAGCCTCTCGACGCGCTGGGCCTCGAAGTTCAGCGATCCGCAGACGCTGACCGTCGACCTGGGCAAGGTGACGAAGGTCAATCGCGTCGTGCTTCGCTGGGAGGCGGCCTTCGGGAGCGCCTACGCCCTTGTGGTCTCCAGTGACGGCAAGGGGTGGAAAGAGGTCTATGCCACGGACACCGGACTGGGCGACGAGGAGACGGTTGCCTTCGACGCGACCGATGCGCGTTACGTGCGGCTGACGGGTCTCAAGCGAGGGACAACCTATGGCTACTCACTGTGGGACTTCGCCGTGTACGGTCCGCAGTAG
- a CDS encoding uroporphyrinogen decarboxylase family protein: MSWHLQDPPDFQRHNEEVAAVWQAYHEGRPTRVPVSVHGSIRNLLQNPAINTTGYTFEDFFTDPEAQIQCQLAYQAWYRNHVLCDREMGPPKEGWTLTVDFQNSYDAGWFGCPMHYDGNAVPDTVEILKEDKHKLYNMECPDPLRGGLMGRAVEFYEYMHDRCRNLEFQGLPVHPPRTLPGEGSDGPLDAAYKLRGAAEVCLDMVTDPDYYHDLLGFITHCLVRRMKALREWRWERYPDSPDKGVFRRPGFSFADDAIVLLSVPQYQEFVLPYHRLMVEEFSDGGRTGIHLCGDATRFFRLLRDELKVYSFDTGFPVDHGWLRRELGPKVQIYGGPSVMLVKGGPVSALRDEVRRICESGILEGGRFVLIAANNMAPCTPVEHVAAMYKAAREFGRYRAG; encoded by the coding sequence ATGTCTTGGCATCTGCAGGACCCTCCGGACTTCCAGCGGCACAACGAAGAGGTCGCCGCCGTCTGGCAGGCGTATCACGAAGGTCGCCCGACGAGGGTCCCGGTATCGGTGCACGGAAGCATCCGCAACCTGCTGCAGAACCCGGCGATCAACACAACGGGGTATACCTTCGAGGACTTCTTCACCGACCCGGAGGCGCAGATCCAGTGCCAACTGGCCTACCAGGCGTGGTACCGGAACCACGTGCTCTGCGACCGTGAGATGGGACCGCCGAAAGAGGGCTGGACACTGACCGTCGACTTCCAGAACTCCTATGACGCTGGCTGGTTCGGCTGCCCGATGCACTACGACGGCAACGCCGTGCCCGATACGGTCGAGATCCTCAAGGAGGATAAGCACAAGCTCTACAACATGGAGTGCCCCGACCCCTTACGCGGTGGTCTGATGGGGCGGGCGGTGGAGTTCTACGAATACATGCATGACCGGTGCCGCAATCTGGAGTTCCAGGGACTGCCGGTACACCCACCACGAACGCTTCCCGGCGAGGGCTCCGACGGACCACTGGATGCCGCCTACAAGCTCCGCGGCGCCGCCGAAGTGTGCTTGGACATGGTCACCGACCCCGACTACTACCACGATCTCCTGGGCTTCATCACCCACTGCCTGGTTCGCCGCATGAAGGCCCTCCGTGAGTGGCGCTGGGAGCGCTATCCCGACTCACCGGACAAGGGTGTGTTCCGTCGCCCCGGGTTCTCCTTCGCCGATGACGCGATCGTGCTGCTGTCGGTACCCCAGTACCAGGAGTTCGTCTTGCCCTATCACCGGCTCATGGTGGAGGAGTTCAGCGACGGCGGTCGCACGGGCATCCACCTCTGCGGCGATGCCACTCGCTTCTTCCGGCTGCTCCGCGATGAGCTCAAGGTCTACAGCTTCGACACGGGCTTCCCGGTCGACCATGGTTGGCTGCGTCGAGAGCTGGGGCCTAAGGTGCAGATCTACGGCGGCCCCTCAGTGATGCTGGTCAAAGGGGGACCGGTCAGCGCCCTTCGCGACGAAGTGCGGCGGATCTGCGAATCGGGCATCCTGGAGGGTGGCAGGTTCGTCCTGATCGCCGCCAACAACATGGCGCCCTGCACCCCGGTCGAGCACGTGGCGGCGATGTACAAAGCGGCACGGGAGTTCGGGCGCTACCGCGCGGGCTAG